The bacterium BMS3Abin08 region CTCAGTAAAAGGGCTGCCGAGACCTTCTACATATAGTGATTCGATATACAAACTCGGGGATTATGGTGTAATTCCCAAAAAGTTTGCCCATAAATTTGTCTATATTGCAGGTCTAAGAAACTTCCTCGCTCATGACTATCAGATAGATACATCTACTGATCTGGAAAGGTTTTTAAAGTACGGATTAGGTGATATCAAAAAGTTTACCGGTTATATAGAAAGCCATGAATTATAAGGTTGAAAGAATCAAGAAGGTGCTTGAGGCAAATTTATTTGTAGAATTTGCCTATCTCTTTGGCTCCAGGGCAAGGGCTATGGCAACCGAAAGGAGCGACTGGGATATTGCAATTTATCTCAAAAAAGACCCGCGCCATTTACCGCCCTGGACAGTATTCATCATTGAGGCAGAAATATCAAGGGCTATAGGTGAAGAGGCGCAACTCATAGTTTTAAAAGGTATAGACTCTCCTGTTTTTTTATTT contains the following coding sequences:
- a CDS encoding nucleotidyltransferase domain protein, with product MNYKVERIKKVLEANLFVEFAYLFGSRARAMATERSDWDIAIYLKKDPRHLPPWTVFIIEAEISRAIGEEAQLIVLKGIDSPVFLFKVISEGILLIDRNTERRILFEASVLRNYHDWKFFLKRQMTMK